GCGAGACCGGCACAGGAAAAGAGTTGGCCGCGCGCGCCATTCACGATGCGAGCCCACGACGGCAGCAGCGGTTCATGGCGATCAACTGCAGCGCCATTCCCGAAACGCTGCTTGAAGCCGAACTGTTCGGTCATGTGCGTGGCGCGTTTACCGGCGCGGTGGCGAATCGGCAGGGCCGGCTTGAGCAGGCCAATCGGGGCACGCTGTTCCTGGATGAAGTGGGCACCATGAGCCTGCCGCTGCAGGTGAAGTTGCTGCGGACGATTCAGTCGCGCGAGTTTGAACGTGTTGGCGAATCGCAGTCGATCAAAGTGGACGTGCGCATCATTGCCGCGACGAACTCAGACTTGAAACAGATGGTGGTGGACGGGACGTTTCGAGAGGATCTGCACTACCGGCTCAACGTGATCCCCGTGCACGTGCCGGCGTTGCGCGACAGACGGTCGGACGTGCCGCTGCTGGCGCAGCACTTTCTGGATCGATTGAGCCAGGAGTCGCCCGCGCGTGGACGGGTCACGATTGCGCAGGACGCGCAGCAGGCACTGATGGCGTATCACTGGCCGGGCAATGTGCGGCAGCTCGAGAATGTGATGGAGCGGGCGTTTGCGCTGTCGCCGGGACGCGCACAGCTCGAGTTGGCGGATATGTCTGACGAAATTCTGGCCGTGCCCGCCCAGGTGGCAGCCGAGCCAGAGGCGCTGCCCACTGACGGTGTTGACTTTGACGCGCTCGTGGCGCAGTTTGAACATGGCCTGATTCGTCGCGCGTTGGAACAGGGTGGCGGCAACAAACGAGTGGCCGCGGACCTGCTGAAGATTAAACGCACCACCTTGATAGAGAAACTCAAACGCCTGGAGCGTTCCTGAATATGCCTCCGTCACATTCATTCTGGGTCATTCTGATCGGCAAGACGCCCACGTCGTTTCGCGCGAAGGAGCGTGAGGATCTGGTGCCCACGCTTCGGCAGCTGCAACGCACACAAACCGACGTCACGCTGCGTTGGTTTGAGCGCGGGAAGGTGTGGAGTCGCCGGAAGCGGCCATTGGTGCGTCCAAGCTCGCTGAGACCGAGGCGCGAGAAAAGCGCACCAAGGAGTGGCGGCCCGGCGGCGAGCATCGCGACCCCAGGGCTCGATTTGAAATGACGCGCGATCAGAAACGCGCGAAGTTCAAGCGGGAGCAGTCGGGTGGCGACGGACCGAAGTCCGAGTCGCCGTTTGGCCCACGGCCACCGCGTGAGGATCGGGCGCGTCCTGATCGCCCACGCCCGGATCGCCCCACTTCCGATCGCCCGCGTTCCGATCGGCCATGGTCCGACCGCAAGAAGCCAGACGGGCGCCCGCCGCGGCCGCCGTTTGACCGCGCCAAGCCCGACCGGCCTCGATCAGACCGGCCCTGGTCAGACCGGCCGAAGTCTGATCGCCCGGGCTCGGATCGGCCGCGGGGCCGCACAGACAGGCCCTGGTCGCCTGGCGGACCACCGCGGCCGCGTGAAGATCGGCCGCCCGCGCGCAGCCCGTTTCCAGACCGAGGACCACGTCCGCCTCGGCGCGACGACCGCGAGGGCGGTGAGGGAAGACCGCCGCGCAGGGACCGGCCGACGGGGCCTCCCATGGAGAATCCCTTCGGCGAGCGGCCAAAACGCGATCAAGGTGGGGAACGGCGACGCCCCGACTCGGGTCGACCAGGCCGTCCGCCGGCCGGTCGCGGCGGCGGCTTCAAGCCACCCAAACGGCGCTCATGATCCTGCACGTCGTGTTCTACCAGCCCAAGGCCTCGGCTTCCGCTGGGGAGTTGGCGGAGTTGGTGGCCGCCATCGAGCGGGCGAGTCGTCGGATTCCGACCGTCCGCCAGGTCAGAGCCGGAAGAGCCAAGGACTTTGGGTTCGGCTATTCAGATAGGTCAGTAGGCCAAAAACTGGGCTATATGGCGGTATTTGAGTTTAGTGACCTTGATGGCCTCAAGGCATATCTCATGCACGATGAGCACACGGAACTCGCAAAACTCTTCTGGAGTGCTTGTGAAGAGACGATGATTGTGGATGTGGAGGCGGTGGACCCGAAGGTCCATGGGTTGTCTGAATTATTGGTCGAATAAGGTATTAACTGCCAATTAAGACAGTTTCACTTGAAACAAAGAATTTCGTGATGAGGTCCTTGAGTTCAGGAATCGACTTTGCGCTGTTGATTGCCACGCGCAACTGAGCTCCTCCGTCAAGGCCTTTGGTGTACCAGGAGCCCAACGCGCGGAGTTTGTTGATGACCCAGCGTTCACGGCCGCGCGCCTCGGGCGGTGGGCCTTCGACCTGGCCAGGGGCGGTGTGGCGGAAGCCGGTGGCCTCGCTGACCCGCTCATCGATCAGCAAATCCATGTAATCGAGCAGGAATTGCCCGCGGGCCTCGATCGGAACCGGCCTGGGCACTCGTCCCATCGCAGCATCGGTCGCCTGCTGAAAGATCCAGGGGTTGCGCAGCGCGCCACGACCCACCAGGACGCCCGCCACGCTCGATTCGCGCAGTCGCGCCACGATCTGGTCTGGTTCAACGCAGTCGCCAGATCCAAACACAGGGATGGAGACGCCTGCCGCCACCTGGGCAATCAGGGTCCAGTCGGATTCGCCCGAATACGATTGCGCTGCTGTGCGGCCGTGAACCGCAACAGCCGCCGCGCCGGCATCCTGCGCCATGCGCGCCAGCAGCGGCGCGTTGATGTCGTGTTCATTCCACCCGGCGCGCATCTTCACCGTGACTGGAATTTTGACGGCCTTCGCCATCGCACTGATGATGCTCGCTGCGTGCGACGGTTCGCGCATCAGGCTGCATCCGGCGTGGTGTTTGGCGATCTTCGGCACCGGGCATCCCATGTTGATGTCCACGATGTCGGCGCCCATGCCTTCAACGATCTGCGCAGCGTCGGCCATCTTTGATGGATCGCCGCCGAAGATTTGAATGGAGACCGGACGCTCTTCTTCGGTACTCGGCGTACTCAAGTGTGCGGTCGATGCCGCGCACCAGACCTTCGGAGCTGACCATTTCGGTCACCACGAGGCCGCAGCCACCCTGACGTTTGACCAGGCGCCTGAACGCGGTGTCGGTCATGCCCGCCATCGGGGCCATTACCACCGGCGAGTGCAGGCTGACGGTGCCGATTCTCGGCACGTCAGTCCACTTTCTTCTGCGATGCGCGGTACTGCTCGTAGAGCTTCTTCAGGTCTTCGTCTTTCCACTCGATGATGGCCTGTCCGCGCAGGCTCTCGACAAACTTGAGCATCTCCACCTGGCTGCGTTCACCCTGCACCTTGTCGCCAACCTGGTTACGCACTACCTCGAACGGCTCGACGGTTGATTCGTCTTTCAGTTCGACCTTCAGCAGTTGATAACCCGTCGGTGTGCGGAGGGGTTCCGCGATCTCTCCGGTCTTCATCGGCCCCAGGAGCTTGCGCGCAACCCTTCGGCCAGCTCATTCAAGTTGAGCGGCCCGATCAATCCGCCGTTGGCCTTGGATCCCGACTGCGAAAACTCGGTGACGAGCGTCGCGAAGTCTTCGCCCTTGAGCGCACGCTCGCGAGCGGCATTGATCTTTGCAAGCGCGGCTTCGTCCAGCGCTACATTCACCACCTGCTCGCCCGCGCGAGCTTCGCTCGGCACGAGCACCGAAATCTCACGCACCGTGATCATCGTTGGCTTCATGAACTCGTCGGGGTGAGCGCGATAGTACTGGCGGGCTTCTTCTTCAGTAATCGCAATGCGCGGCGCCACGTCGCGCGACATCACGCCCTGACTCAGGTATTCCTTCTCAAGCCGCTTGCGAAGAATCTCCATGGTCATGCCCTGTTGCTGCATGGCCAGCTGGAAGGTCTTGTCGTCGAGCTGATTGTCTTTCTTGATGCCCTCGATGTAGTCCTTGAACTGGGCGTCACTCAGCCGAAGGCCCAGCTCTCGGCCCCGCTGGATCACGATCAGATAGTCCACAGCGTTGGCGATGATCTCGGGCGTGATCTTGATCAATTGCTCGCGAAGGGCCGCATCGTTCTGCAGATCCATCGGCGTCAGCTCACGCTGAGCCTGCTCGCGCAGTGCCTCGATCTGCAGTTCTTCGAGCTCGGTTTTGGTGAAGATGGCCCCGTTGACCTTCACCAGCACCTTCTGCAACACCACGGGCCTGGACTGCACCGCCGGAGCCGGCGCCTGCGCGGCCAGCACACCCGCCGACGCCACTGCCAGCGCGACCGCGCTCATCACTATTCGCTTCATCAAAATGCCTGCTTCCTGTCCACTGATCTTATATCGGAGGCCGGGTCACTCTTCGGAGGCCGGGTCTTTAGACCCGGCGTGCATGCCGGACCTGAAGGTCCGGCCTCCGAAACCCAGTCCCGTCGTCAACCCTTACCCCGTCAGCCCGCGCCCGAGTTCCTCGAGCACCTGCCGCACCCGTTCAAACACACCGCCTGGCGCCCTTGGGTCCGTCGGCGCCTCGGCCAGAATCTCTTCCCGGGTGAACCCCGTGGTGACCTCGCCGGTCGTCGCTCGGGTGGTCCACCACGATTCTCGGCCCGGCGCCACATCTGGCGTCTTGATCCGCCCTGTCGTCTTTGGATTCAGACGCCCGGGCGGCGGTACAGTCGGTTTAACCACCGCAGGGGTGGGCCGCAACACCGGTTTGGTCATATCGAGCTTGAGGATCGCAGGCGGTAAAAGCGTCAAATCACCTCTGGTTTGGACCATTTTAAGCAGCCAAACAGGGTCTAATTTGGCAGACTGTCTGAACTTGAACACTACTGCCTGGCCTTCACGCTCCAGGGTCTCCAGGCCCAGCCTATCAGCCATCGTTCGGATCTTCGCGTATTCGGCTATATTTAGCACTGTTTCTGGCAATAGCCCATAACGATCGCCAAGTTCGGCAATTAACTCGTCAACTTCAGGCACGGTCCTGGTGTTAGCCAGGCGTCGGTAGGCCGCCAGTCGCTGGTTCATATCGGGGATGAACTGCTCGTCAATCCTGAGGTTGAGCTTCAGATTCACGGCGGTCCGGCGGTCATCCTCGATGTCTTCGCCCTTCAGCTCCCGGAATGGTCTCTTCGAGAAGCTTCTGTACATGTCGAATCCGACAGCTTCGATGTGCCCGCTCTGCTGGCCGCCCAGGAGATTTCCAGCGCCGCGGATTTCAAGGTCGAGGGCCGCAATCCGGAAGCCCGACCCGAGGTCGCTGAATTCGCGAATCGCCGCCAAACGCTTCCTGGCTATCGGCGACAGCGACTGTTCGGGCGGAATCAGCAGGTACGCATAGGCCCGCCGGTCCGATCGCCCCACTCGTCCTCGCAGCTGATACAGCTGCGACAGGCCATACCGATCGGCGCGGTTAATCACGATGGTGTTCGCGTTCCCGATATCGAGGCCGTTTTCGACGATGGTGGTGGAGACGAGGACGTCGCATTTGTGGGCGACAAAGTCGACCATGACCTTTTCCAGCTCGCCGTCGCCCATCTGGCCGTGGCCAATACCAATCCGCACGTCGGGCACCAAACGCTGAATCAGCCCGGCGATGGAGAAGATCGACTCCACGCGGTTGTGGACGAAATACACCTGGCCGCCTCGCTCAATCTCGGTCCTGATCGCGCGGGTGATCACGTCCTGGTCAAACTTCACCACGTGCGTCTGAATCGAGAGCCGGTCGCGTGGCGGTGTCTCAATCACCGACATGTCGCGGATCCCCACCAGCGACATGTTCAACGTCCGCGGGATCGGCGTCGCGGTCATTGTCAGCACATCGACCTTCTTGCGAATCTGCTTCAGCCGTTCCTTGTGCACCACGCCGAATCGCTGCTCTTCATCCACCACCAGCAGGCCGAGGTCGCGAAACGCCACGTCTTTCGACAGCAGGCGATGCGTGCCAACGATGATGTCGAGTTGGCCTGACGCGAGTTTCTCGAGCGAGGCCTGCTGCTCTGACTTGCTGCGGAAGCGGCTCACCCTGTCGATGCGAACAGGAAGCCGGCGAACCGGTCCTTCAACGTGCGCTCGTGCTGAAACGCCAGCACCGTGGTAGGCGCAAGGAACGCGACTTGTTTTCCGTCCATCACGGCTTTGAACGCCGCGCGCATGGCGACTTCGGTCTTGCCGTAACCAACGTCGCCGCAGAGCAGGCGGTCCATCGGCATCGTGGATTCCATGTCTTTGGAAATATCCGCGATTGCCGACTGCTGGTCGGGCGTGAGCACATACTCAAACGCATCGTCGAACTCGTGCTGCCAGTGTGAGTCGGGTGTGAATGCGTGGCCGACCACGGCCTTGCGCGCGGCGTAGAGCTTGAGCAGCTCCTCGGCCATGTCGCGCATCGCCTTCTTGACGCGCGTCTTGGCTTTTTCCCAGGTCGCGCCACCCAGCTTGTCGAGGTGGGTGCGGCGCCGCCGGGTATTTTTGAACCAGGTCGAGCCGATCGAGCGGCACGAAGAGTTTGTCTTCGCCGGCGTAACGCAGTTCCATGAACTCCTGCGCTTCGCCCCCAGGGCCGATGGCCATTTTCTTGAGCCCGACGAACCGGCCAATGCCGTTGTCGATGCACGACCAGGTCGTCCACTTTGAGGTCGCGGAAGTCCGAGACAAACGTGCGCACAGCCGACTTTCGGCGCTCGCTGCTGCTGCGGCGTTCCTCGTCGAACAGGTCGGTCTCTGCGAACAGCAGCAGGTTGCCGGTGGGGAGGTGGAAGCCGCGCGACAGGTGGCCGGTGGTGACCAGCACTGTCGCCCGGGCCATATCTTCGTTGTCGCCGATGACGCGGCCACGCACTTCGTAGTCGGCCAGCAGCTCGATGGTGCGTTCAGCGCGACCCGGCGTGGCCGCGATAAAGACGACGGTGTCGCCGCGTTCGCGGGCCTGTCGAATTTCTTCGACCCAGTCGCCGATGCGGCCTCGATATTCAAGCACCGGCTGACATGGCACGTGCACTTCACCAGCGGTATCGTCGAGCGCCAGTTGCGTAAGGCGGGAACCGCGCTCGAGCCACGCTTCCAGATCGGCCCAGGCCAAGGCGAAGTATTCGTACGGCAACGCCATCGCGTTCTTGGCAGCCGCATCCTCCGCGCTCAACCGCCACTGTTCTTCAAGTCCACGCCCTCGCGACGCCACGTCGTCCAACTCGTAGATCAGCAGCGTGGCACCAGCGCGCCTGACATAGTCGATGAAGGTG
This window of the Acidobacteriota bacterium genome carries:
- a CDS encoding sigma 54-interacting transcriptional regulator, with translation MVRMLELIQTVAGTSSTVLITGETGTGKELAARAIHDASPRRQQRFMAINCSAIPETLLEAELFGHVRGAFTGAVANRQGRLEQANRGTLFLDEVGTMSLPLQVKLLRTIQSREFERVGESQSIKVDVRIIAATNSDLKQMVVDGTFREDLHYRLNVIPVHVPALRDRRSDVPLLAQHFLDRLSQESPARGRVTIAQDAQQALMAYHWPGNVRQLENVMERAFALSPGRAQLELADMSDEILAVPAQVAAEPEALPTDGVDFDALVAQFEHGLIRRALEQGGGNKRVAADLLKIKRTTLIEKLKRLERS
- a CDS encoding Dabb family protein, translating into MILHVVFYQPKASASAGELAELVAAIERASRRIPTVRQVRAGRAKDFGFGYSDRSVGQKLGYMAVFEFSDLDGLKAYLMHDEHTELAKLFWSACEETMIVDVEAVDPKVHGLSELLVE
- a CDS encoding tRNA-dihydrouridine synthase, producing MSTPSTEEERPVSIQIFGGDPSKMADAAQIVEGMGADIVDINMGCPVPKIAKHHAGCSLMREPSHAASIISAMAKAVKIPVTVKMRAGWNEHDINAPLLARMAQDAGAAAVAVHGRTAAQSYSGESDWTLIAQVAAGVSIPVFGSGDCVEPDQIVARLRESSVAGVLVGRGALRNPWIFQQATDAAMGRVPRPVPIEARGQFLLDYMDLLIDERVSEATGFRHTAPGQVEGPPPEARGRERWVINKLRALGSWYTKGLDGGAQLRVAINSAKSIPELKDLITKFFVSSETVLIGS
- a CDS encoding tRNA-dihydrouridine synthase — protein: MPRIGTVSLHSPVVMAPMAGMTDTAFRRLVKRQGGCGLVVTEMVSSEGLVRGIDRTLEYAEYRRRASGLHSNLRRRSIKDGRRCADR
- a CDS encoding SurA N-terminal domain-containing protein produces the protein MKRIVMSAVALAVASAGVLAAQAPAPAVQSRPVVLQKVLVKVNGAIFTKTELEELQIEALREQAQRELTPMDLQNDAALREQLIKITPEIIANAVDYLIVIQRGRELGLRLSDAQFKDYIEGIKKDNQLDDKTFQLAMQQQGMTMEILRKRLEKEYLSQGVMSRDVAPRIAITEEEARQYYRAHPDEFMKPTMITVREISVLVPSEARAGEQVVNVALDEAALAKINAARERALKGEDFATLVTEFSQSGSKANGGLIGPLNLNELAEGLRASSWGR
- a CDS encoding DEAD/DEAH box helicase, with product MLTPDQQSAIADISKDMESTMPMDRLLCGDVGYGKTEVAMRAAFKAVMDGKQVAFLAPTTVLAFQHERTLKDRFAGFLFASTG